From Psychroflexus torquis ATCC 700755, the proteins below share one genomic window:
- the yajC gene encoding preprotein translocase subunit YajC, which yields MDQLGSLLPLVLIFVVLYFFMIRPQMKKQKKEKSFIESIKRGDKVVTKSGLHGKIADLSEKLDAVILETGSGKMTFDKSSLSFELSQKVNAPAKEIKESKESKEKKVSKK from the coding sequence ATGGATCAATTAGGAAGTTTACTACCCTTAGTTTTAATTTTTGTTGTGCTTTATTTTTTTATGATAAGGCCACAAATGAAAAAGCAGAAAAAAGAAAAAAGCTTTATTGAATCTATCAAAAGGGGAGATAAAGTAGTTACAAAAAGTGGTCTTCACGGTAAAATTGCTGATTTAAGTGAAAAATTAGATGCTGTGATCCTAGAAACAGGATCTGGCAAAATGACTTTTGACAAATCATCACTCTCTTTTGAGCTTTCTCAAAAGGTGAATGCTCCCGCTAAAGAAATTAAGGAAAGTAAAGAAAGCAAGGAAAAGAAAGTAAGTAAAAAGTAA
- a CDS encoding DUF1573 domain-containing protein: MRKFMLAFVAIATLSLTACKNEASDKVDQSKKEIAEERDSKQQSFPVMEFEEKEFDFGTVDEGEVVEHTFAFTNTGDAPLIVSNATASCGCTVPTWTKEAVASGEKGEMVVKFNTTGKPNQQMKQIRITANTSSGKETLRIKAFVNPKNNNAGSPVK, translated from the coding sequence ATGAGAAAGTTTATGTTAGCATTTGTTGCGATAGCAACATTGTCTTTAACAGCTTGTAAAAATGAAGCTTCAGACAAAGTAGATCAATCTAAAAAAGAAATTGCAGAAGAGCGTGATTCAAAACAACAATCATTCCCTGTTATGGAATTTGAAGAAAAAGAGTTTGATTTTGGTACTGTTGATGAAGGCGAAGTTGTAGAACATACATTCGCATTCACGAATACCGGAGATGCTCCACTTATAGTTTCTAATGCTACTGCAAGTTGTGGTTGCACAGTCCCAACATGGACTAAAGAAGCTGTAGCTTCTGGTGAAAAAGGTGAGATGGTTGTAAAATTCAACACAACAGGTAAGCCAAATCAGCAGATGAAACAAATAAGAATTACAGCAAATACATCATCTGGAAAAGAGACTTTAAGAATTAAAGCTTTTGTAAATCCAAAAAATAACAATGCTGGTTCTCCAGTGAAATAA
- a CDS encoding transcription antitermination protein NusB: protein MLTRRHIRAKVMQSLYAFHQGSKDSMQAEEKFLKKSTEEMYNLFLLDFELLVSIRDYADDYFKIAKKKFLATEEEKNPNKKFINNQLLKRISDSAAISNLVEDRKLTHWKRDDEYPKLIWDKILESDLYADYILAETSSFKEDKEFIVDVFKLIIAPNEDLYDYYEDQNLTWIDDFPIVNTTFLKFLQKQKESDEVITVPRLYKNVEDENFAKELFTKTLLANDQLTEITKNKTPNWDQDRIADIDSILIKMALCEFLKFPSIPVRVTINEYLELAKEYSTPKSSTFINGVLDTVSKEYQTNGKINKIGRGLM, encoded by the coding sequence ATGTTAACAAGACGACATATTCGTGCTAAAGTAATGCAATCTCTCTATGCCTTTCATCAAGGAAGTAAAGACTCCATGCAGGCGGAAGAGAAGTTTCTTAAAAAGAGCACAGAAGAGATGTACAATCTTTTCTTACTCGATTTTGAACTCCTTGTCAGCATCAGAGACTATGCGGATGATTACTTTAAGATTGCCAAAAAGAAATTCTTAGCTACAGAAGAAGAGAAGAATCCTAACAAAAAATTTATCAATAATCAACTTCTGAAGAGAATTTCAGATAGCGCTGCCATAAGTAATCTTGTCGAAGATAGGAAATTAACCCACTGGAAACGCGATGATGAATATCCTAAGTTGATTTGGGATAAAATTTTAGAGTCAGATCTTTACGCCGACTATATTCTTGCGGAAACGTCGAGTTTTAAGGAAGATAAAGAATTTATTGTGGACGTTTTTAAATTAATTATTGCGCCCAATGAAGATCTTTACGATTATTACGAAGATCAAAATCTGACTTGGATAGACGATTTTCCGATTGTAAATACCACCTTTTTGAAATTCCTTCAGAAGCAAAAAGAAAGCGATGAGGTGATTACAGTTCCTAGATTGTATAAAAATGTAGAAGATGAAAACTTTGCAAAAGAACTTTTTACCAAGACACTTCTTGCAAATGATCAACTTACTGAAATCACCAAAAATAAAACCCCAAACTGGGACCAAGATAGGATCGCAGATATTGATAGTATTCTTATAAAAATGGCTTTGTGCGAGTTTTTAAAATTCCCATCTATTCCTGTTAGAGTAACTATTAACGAATATTTGGAACTAGCCAAAGAATATAGTACTCCCAAAAGCAGTACTTTTATAAATGGTGTTTTGGATACGGTTTCCAAAGAATACCAAACCAATGGGAAAATTAATAAAATAGGCAGAGGTTTAATGTAA